Part of the Erwinia amylovora genome is shown below.
GTTGGTCAGCAGGAAAAGAGCAATACGCATCATAAGATTTATTCTTCCTCAGTTATTCGCTATTCGCGTTCCACCATCGTAAGGTCAATACGCTGCTTTTCAAGCACACTTAACCTTTAAGTGTTTAAAAAAACATAACTTTACATTTTATGTTACTTTTTACACCTTCTTTCGAGCGTAAAACCAGCAGATAAAAAAAGGCACAGCGGATGCTGTGCCTGTTGGGCTGACTAAGCTATTGAGCGGGGTTGAAAATTATTTCTTATCCAGTCGCGCCAGATCGTTGGCAATCTGTACCGTTTCATCAAGATAAGGGTCCGGCTCCTGATAGTCTTTCGGCAGATCGTCGAGTTTCGCCAGCGGTTTTTTGCCTGCAACCTTCAGACGCGCATTGACGCGTTCCAGTCGCCGAGCATCATCTTCACGATTCTCTTTTTCGCGGTTGGCGAGATTGAGAGAAATAATGTTACGTTTGTCTTTATTGGCATTGAAGCGGGCAATATCGCTGATGATGTACTGGAACTCGGCATTTTTCGCAATGCGGTCCTGATGATCTTTAATCAGCTCTGGCTCTGACGGCTTCAGGTCACCGCTTTTGACATAGGTGGCCGCATCAACACTGTCCCAGGGTAACGCGTTGTCCTCAAACTTTTCGCCAGTTTCAACCACTTCCACACCCGTAGGCATCAGCAGGTCGGGCGTGACGCCTTTGCGCTGCGTACTTCCCCCGTTGATGCGGTAAAACTTTTGAATCGTGTATTGCACAGAACCCAGGGCTGGCCATTCGGGGCGCAGCATCTGATCGTAAATGCGGTTCAGTGAGCGGTATTGCTGTACGGTACCCTTACCGAAGGTCGGCTCACCGACAATCAAGGCACGCCCGTAATCCTGCATGGCTGCGGCGAAGATCTCAGAAGCTGAAGCACTGAAGCGGTCGACCAGAACCACCAGCGGGCCTTTGTAGTAAGTTACGCCGTCGTTGTCGCTGTCCTGACGTACTTTGCCATTATTTTCACGCACCTGGACCACAGGGCCACCGGGAATAAACAGGCCTGACAATGATACGGCCTCGGTGAGCGCGCCACCGCCGTTGGTGCGCAGATCGATAACTACGCTGTCAACGTTTTGCTTTTGCAATTTCTGCAGCAAAACTTTAACGTCATCTGTCAGCCCGACATAGAAGCCCGGAATATCGAGCACGCCGACTTTTTGTTTGCCGACATGGTGCACACTCATCTTAACCGCACGATCTTCAAGACGAATTTTCTCACGGGTCAGGGTGACAATGCGTGTCTTGGTGCCTTTACCAGCGGGTAAAATCTCCAGGCGCAACTTACTGCCCTTCGGCCCTTTAATCTGCGCCACCACATCATCCAGACGCCAGCCAATCACATCCACTATCGGCTTACCCGGCTGGCCTACGCCGACGATGCGATCGCCCACGGTGAAGCTTTTACTTTTCGCCGCCGGACCACCGGCCACCATCGAGTTGATCGTGGTGTAGTCGTCGTCCATTTGCAGTACGGCACCAATACCTTCCAGAGAGAGGCTCATTTCGGTGTTGAACTGCTCGGTACTTCGGGGCGACAGGTAGTTTGTGTGCGGGTCGATTTCATGCGCAAACGCCGTCATCGCCAGCTGGAAAACATCTTCACTGTTACTTTGCGCCAGCCGACGAACGGCAAACTGATAACGCTTAGTGAGGACTTCGCGGATCTCTTTCTGATCTTTGCCGGCCAGCTTCAAACTTAGCTCGTCAAACTTGACTTTCTCATCCCACAGCTGATCTAGCTCTGTGCTGGTTTTGGGCCACGGCGATTTACTGCGGTCGATATCAATTGTGTCATTGCCGGTGAAATCCATCGGCTTTTTCAGCACTGACAAAGCGTACTGATAGCGTTCAAAACGGCGTTTTTGTGCCAGATTATACAAATCGTAGAATACCGACAGCTGGCCATTTCTCATACCTTCGCCCAACGTCGTTTTCTTGTCGTCGAATTGTGCAATGTCCGATGCCAGCAACACGTTGTGGCTGTAGTCGAGCAAGTTGAGATAGCGTTCGAAAATTTTAGCGGAGAATTCTTTATTGAGATCGAACTGACGGTAATGAGAACGGGTAAAACGAGAAGTCACGCGCTCGCTAACGGTAGCGTGCTGTGCCTCCTGCTGCAGCTGCGGTATTTGATCGGCGCGGATAATCGTTTCAGCCGCGAAGACATTACCTGCCAGCAGCAGGCCCGCGAAGATAGTGCTTTTAAAAAGACTGTTCATGCCCTGATTAGCCTCCGTATCAGAACTGCAAGTGTTCTGCGCGTACTATCATTGCCAGGCCGGAAGCAAGCTGAACCCGGACGCCATCTTTGCCGATCTCAAGAATGGTTGCGTCCATCGCATTTTTACCCGCGGTGACTTTGATGCTTTGACCCACTTGCAATGCTGCAGTGTCAGTAACCGGTTTAGGTTGCTCCGGCCGGGACTCTTCGCGCGGGGCGGAAGTGTGGCGTGCTGGCTGGGGGCGAGCGGGTTTATTACGCACGCTGCGCGCCGGCTCCCCCTCGACTGCAGGTTTGCGCACGGGCTTACGCGGACGGCGAGGCGTGGTCTCTTCACCCGCTTCACGCTTTTTCGCCTGTTGCTGTTCGCGTTGCGCCTGCACGCGTGCCTTGGCTTCTTCAAGCTGTTTGCGCGCATGTTCAACGTGCTGTTCGTCCAGTTGGCCACAGGCATTACCATCAAGGTCAACGCGTGTCGCGCCAGCCTTGATGCCATACAAATAACGCCAGCTGGAGGTATAAAGGCGGAGAGCGGAGCGGAGCTGAGTTTTACTCAGGCTCATTTCGCCCTGCACACGCTCGACTAAGTCCTGAAAAATTCCGATTTTCAGTGGTCGTGCTTCGCCTTCGGCGCTAAAGCATTGTGGGAAACGCTCTGCCAGAAAGGCGATGACTTCTTTAGTGCTATTCAACTTAGGTTGATTTTCCATGAAATTTCCTGATTACAACGGGTTTGCCAATCAGCGCAGGCATGAACAGGCGACATTATAATGACCCCTTCAGCAATTGCTACGTGATCAAACACTTTAGGTGCGATTCATATGAATAAATTTTTCCACATCAGTCCCACTAAGTACGTTGCAAAGCCCGTCAGTTAACGCTTTTAACCCCTTTTCATCCTCACTGTCAAAGCGGTTATATTCCACACTGTCGATATCCAGCACGCCAATCACATGGCCATTCACCACCAGCGGCAATACAATTTCTGCATTACTGGCCGCATCGCAGGCAATATGTCCCGGAAACGCATGCACATCATCAACGCGCTGAACACGCTTCTCTGAAAGGGCTGTTCCACATACGCCGCGTCCAATGGGGATACGCACGCAGGCTACTTTGCCCTGAAAGGGTGCCAACACCAGCGTATTCTCTTCCGTTAACAGATAGAAACCTGCCCAGTTCACCCCTTCAAGCCGTTCATATAAAAGCGCACTACAGTTGCCCATCACCGCCAGAAAGCTGGTTTCACCGCTCAGTAACGCTTTCATATCCCGATTGAGTTCAGTATAAAATTCTGCTTTAGTCATTGTTTAACCATAGTTGAAAATGTGGCGCTGCCGTCTTTCGCTCCTGGAATAATCAGCGCTGAAAAGCCTGACTGCCAGGGTGGAATTTGTTGATGTTTACTATAAGCTTGGATTGGACAGCTCGCTAAAGCATGGCAACAGTCAGTCCTGCTCAGTATGGCATTAAACAGCCTAACCCTGCCCCGACATGGGCCTAAGTTCGATTGGTAAAATGAAAATACACGCCATACGTTACGCTCTTCCGCAGGCACGTTATCAGCGATGTCCCGAATGCGATACCCTTTTTTGCTTGCCGGATGTGAAGTCCAACCAGTCAGCGCACTGCCCACGCTGCAATGCCCGTATCCTCAATGGTCGTGACTGGTCAATGACGCGTTTGACCGCGATGGCTGTCACCATGATATTGATGATGCCGTTCGCATTTGGTGAATCGATCATGTCCATCCGCCTGCTGGGAACCAGTATTTATGCCAGCCTGCTGGGCGGGATTCTGCAAATGGCACAACAGGGTGATGTTATCGCCGCAGCGATGGTGGCGTTTTGTACCATAGGCGCACCTGTTGTGCTGGTAGTCGCCATTAGCGGACTTTATTTTGGCAGTAAAATAGGCCTGAATCTGCGCCCGATATTGTTGATGCTCGACCGGCTGAAAGAGTGGATCATGCTGGATATTTATCTGGTCGGCATCGGCATTGCGTCAATCAAAGTACAGGATTATGCCGCTATCACGCCCGGTATCGGGCTGGCGGCTTTCATTGTACTGATGCTACTTAGCGTGCTCACGCTTATCCATCTCAACGTTGAACAGCTATGGCATCGGTTTTATCCGCAGCCAATGCCCAGTGTTCCGTTAGATAAACTACGGGTGTGCCTGAACTGCCGCCATACCGGAACCCCTGACGAGAACGGACGCTGCCCGCGCTGCCATACGACGCTACATTTGCGGCGCCCCTTCAGTCTGCAAAAGTCGTGGGCGGCGCTGATCGCCTCGATTATTTTTCTTATCCCGGCTAATCTGCTGCCAATCTCAGAAATCTGGCTGAATGGAGCACGTAAAGGAGATACGATCCTTTCCGGAATCTTTTCACTGGCCTCCGGTAATATTCCGATAGCAGCGGTGGTATTTATCGCCAGTATTCTGGTCCCCTTCACTAAAGTTATCGTGCTGATCGCCCTGCTGTTCAGCATTCATTTTAACTGTGAGCAGGGGCTGAAAACCCGTATCCGGCTGCTGCGCCTGGTGAAGTGGGTTGGACGCTGGTCAATGCTCGACCTGTTTGTAATTTCATTAACCATGTCGTTGGTCAACCGCGATCAGCTACTGGCCTTTACTATGGGGCCCGCTGCTTTCTATTTCGGTAGCGCGGTCGTACTGACTATTCTTGCCGTTGAGTGGCTGGATAGCCGTTTACTTTGGGATACGCATGCAACAGGAAACGCCAATTACACCGACTAGCGCTCGCCTTAAGAACCGGCGCAGAATATCGCCGTTTTGGCTTCTTCCATTTATCGCCCTGTTGATTGCCGGCTGGCTTCTCTGGACCAACTATCAGCAACGCGGTACCACCGTCACCATTGATTTCGCAACGGCGGACGGCATTGTGCCGGGACGCACACCGGTGCGCTATCAGGGAGTGGAGGTTGGGCTGGTGGAGGATATCAGCATGACTGACGATTTGCGCACCATTAAAATTAAAGCCAGCATTAAGAGCAACATGAAAGAAGCGCTGCGCGAGAACACGCAATTCTGGCTGGTGACACCAAAAGCCTCTTTAGCCGGTGTTTCCGGGCTGGATGCATTAGTCGGTGGCAACTACATCGGCATGATGCCGGGTGAAGGTAAACCTCGTGAAAATTTTGTGGCGCTCGATACGCAGCCCAAATACCGTGTTAATTCGGGCGAAATGCTTATCCATCTGCAGGCTCCGGATCTCGGTGGCTTAAACAGTGGTTCCCTGGTCTATTTTCGTAAAATTCCGGTCGGCCGTGTTTATGACTACAGCATTAATTCCGGTAGCAAAGGCGTGACGGTGGATGTCCTCATTGAGCGTCGTTTCACCAATCTGGTTAAGAAAGAGAGCCGTTTTTGGAATGTTTCCGGCATCAGGGCCGATGTCGGTCTGGGGGGAGCAAAGGTCGAGCTGGAAAACCTGCCGGCGCTGGTCAATGGTGCGATTGCCTTCGACTCGCCCGGTGGTTCACAGCCAGCAAACATCGATGATAACTACCAACTGTATCCTGACCTGGCACAGAGTCAGCGCGGCGTGATGATTTCACTCGACCTGCCGGACGGTAATAATCTTAAAGAGGGCCGCACGCCGCTGATGTATCAGGGGCTGGAAGTCGGCACACTCAATAAAATGACCCTGCTGCCCAATGGAAAGGTTAGCGGTGATCTGATACTTGACCCCTCGGTCACCGGATTGATGCGTGCGGGAACACGTATTGAGATGCGAGGCCCAAAATTCAGCCTGACCGACACCAGCCTGAGCAGCCTTTTAACCGGCAATACCTTGGAGCTGATCCCGGGCGAAGGCGATGCACAGACGCATTTTGTGGTGCTGCCCAGCAATGAATCCCCGCTTCAGCAGCCCAACTCACTGGCGCTGACGCTCACTGCTGCCGAAAGCTACGGCATCGATGCCGGTCAGCCGCTGATACTGCACGGAATGCGCATTGGCCAGGTGATCAACCGCACCCTGTCGGAAAAAGGGGTGGCCTTTAAGGTGGTGGTGGCCGCCGATTATCGTCATCTGGTGCATGGTGACAGTAAGTTCATCATTAACAGCAGGCTGGACGTCAAGCTTGGTATCGATGGCATGGAAGTGCTGGGTGCCAGCGCCCGGGAATGGGTAGACGGTGGTATTCGCCTTGATCCCGGCAGCAAGGGGACATTGAAGAGCCGCTATCCGCTGTATGCCAGTGCCGAAAAGGCCGAAGAAGGCGTTACCGGCGATCGCCCCCCTACGACGCTTACCCTGACGGCCAGCAGCCTGCCCGATATTCAGAGTGGTTCTGTGGTGCTGTTCCGCAAGTTTCAGGTCGGTGAAATCGTCAGCGTCACGCCACGCGCTGATTCTTTTGATGTGAACGTTCATATCAAACCCGAATACCGTCACCTGTTGACACCGGGCAGCGTGTTCTGGGCAGAAGGCGGGGCGCGCGTCCAGCTGAACGGCAGCGGCCTGACGGTTCAGGCTTCTCCGCTGAACCGTGCGCTGAAAGGTGCAATCAGCTTTGATAACCTGGCCGGTGCCGGTGCTGGCTTAAACCCACGGGATAAGCGCGTACTGTATGGGTCACAAACCGCCGCACGCGCTGTGGGTAGCCAGATAACGCTGCGCACCTATGATGCCAGTAAGCTGTCATCGGGTATGCCGATCCGCTACCTCGGCATTGATATTGGCCAGCTTGAATCGTTGGCACTGGGGGAAGGCAACAACCAGGTGATAGCGAAAGCGGTGCTATATCCGGAATATGTGCAGGACTTTGCCCGCAACGGATCGCGTTTTTCAGTGGTATCGCCGCAGATCTCTGCCGCCGGGGTTAGCCATCTGGATACGCTACTGCAGCCCTATATTAACGTCGACCCGGGTAAAGGCCGCGCCCTGCGCAGCTTTGAACTACAGGAATCTACGATTACCGATGCACGTTATCTGAACGGGCTAAACTTGGTGGTTGATGCACCAGAAGGGGGTTCCCTGTCAGTCGGTACGCCAGTGTTGTTCCGCGGGGTGGAGGTCGGTACGGTGACCGGTACTGCGCTGGGTACAATGGCCGACCGTGTGCAGATCTCCCTGCGCATCAGCAAAAAATATCAGCATCTGGTACGTAATAATACCGTGTTCTGGCTGGCATCAGGTTATAACCTGAAGTTTGGTCTGACGGGCGGTGTGGTGAAAACCGGGACCTTCCAGCAGTTTATTCAGGGTGGCATTGCTTTCGCCACGCCACCGACCGTGCCGCTGGCGCCGCAAGCCTCCTCCGGTAAACACTTCCTGTTGGAGAACGAAGAACCTGGCGGCTGGCGTCAATGGGGCACCGCCCTGCCGCAGTAACCGTGCCGGCAGCGGAGCGGCGATATTCCCCTCGCTCTGCTGCGCATTAAGGTGTTCTGCGAAAACGTCATAGCGGGAAGCTCCGCCCCGGCAGAACACTTATGCTAAACTGAATGCACTTTTTTTTAGTGGATCCAGCCTGTGCCTCACATCTCCCGCGTGTTCTTTCCGCCAGCCTTTCTTGAGCAGATGCAGCAGATGCTGCCCGACGCCAATGATTTTGCGCGTTTTATCGCTATCAGTCAGCAGCCATTGCGCCGCAGTCTGCGCGTCAATACGCTAAAAATCAGCGTCGATGATTTTCTTCAGCTGGTAAAGCCTTATCAGTGGGCGTTGACGCCGATCCCGTGGTGCCCGGAGGGGTTCTGGATAAGCCGCGACGACGCAGATAAGCTGCCGCTTGGCAGCACGGCGGAGCACCTGGCCGGACTGT
Proteins encoded:
- the prc gene encoding carboxy terminal-processing peptidase, which encodes MNSLFKSTIFAGLLLAGNVFAAETIIRADQIPQLQQEAQHATVSERVTSRFTRSHYRQFDLNKEFSAKIFERYLNLLDYSHNVLLASDIAQFDDKKTTLGEGMRNGQLSVFYDLYNLAQKRRFERYQYALSVLKKPMDFTGNDTIDIDRSKSPWPKTSTELDQLWDEKVKFDELSLKLAGKDQKEIREVLTKRYQFAVRRLAQSNSEDVFQLAMTAFAHEIDPHTNYLSPRSTEQFNTEMSLSLEGIGAVLQMDDDYTTINSMVAGGPAAKSKSFTVGDRIVGVGQPGKPIVDVIGWRLDDVVAQIKGPKGSKLRLEILPAGKGTKTRIVTLTREKIRLEDRAVKMSVHHVGKQKVGVLDIPGFYVGLTDDVKVLLQKLQKQNVDSVVIDLRTNGGGALTEAVSLSGLFIPGGPVVQVRENNGKVRQDSDNDGVTYYKGPLVVLVDRFSASASEIFAAAMQDYGRALIVGEPTFGKGTVQQYRSLNRIYDQMLRPEWPALGSVQYTIQKFYRINGGSTQRKGVTPDLLMPTGVEVVETGEKFEDNALPWDSVDAATYVKSGDLKPSEPELIKDHQDRIAKNAEFQYIISDIARFNANKDKRNIISLNLANREKENREDDARRLERVNARLKVAGKKPLAKLDDLPKDYQEPDPYLDETVQIANDLARLDKK
- the proQ gene encoding RNA chaperone ProQ; protein product: MENQPKLNSTKEVIAFLAERFPQCFSAEGEARPLKIGIFQDLVERVQGEMSLSKTQLRSALRLYTSSWRYLYGIKAGATRVDLDGNACGQLDEQHVEHARKQLEEAKARVQAQREQQQAKKREAGEETTPRRPRKPVRKPAVEGEPARSVRNKPARPQPARHTSAPREESRPEQPKPVTDTAALQVGQSIKVTAGKNAMDATILEIGKDGVRVQLASGLAMIVRAEHLQF
- a CDS encoding GAF domain-containing protein — encoded protein: MTKAEFYTELNRDMKALLSGETSFLAVMGNCSALLYERLEGVNWAGFYLLTEENTLVLAPFQGKVACVRIPIGRGVCGTALSEKRVQRVDDVHAFPGHIACDAASNAEIVLPLVVNGHVIGVLDIDSVEYNRFDSEDEKGLKALTDGLCNVLSGTDVEKFIHMNRT
- the yebS gene encoding membrane integrity lipid transport subunit YebS, translating into MGLSSIGKMKIHAIRYALPQARYQRCPECDTLFCLPDVKSNQSAHCPRCNARILNGRDWSMTRLTAMAVTMILMMPFAFGESIMSIRLLGTSIYASLLGGILQMAQQGDVIAAAMVAFCTIGAPVVLVVAISGLYFGSKIGLNLRPILLMLDRLKEWIMLDIYLVGIGIASIKVQDYAAITPGIGLAAFIVLMLLSVLTLIHLNVEQLWHRFYPQPMPSVPLDKLRVCLNCRHTGTPDENGRCPRCHTTLHLRRPFSLQKSWAALIASIIFLIPANLLPISEIWLNGARKGDTILSGIFSLASGNIPIAAVVFIASILVPFTKVIVLIALLFSIHFNCEQGLKTRIRLLRLVKWVGRWSMLDLFVISLTMSLVNRDQLLAFTMGPAAFYFGSAVVLTILAVEWLDSRLLWDTHATGNANYTD
- a CDS encoding PqiB family protein produces the protein MQQETPITPTSARLKNRRRISPFWLLPFIALLIAGWLLWTNYQQRGTTVTIDFATADGIVPGRTPVRYQGVEVGLVEDISMTDDLRTIKIKASIKSNMKEALRENTQFWLVTPKASLAGVSGLDALVGGNYIGMMPGEGKPRENFVALDTQPKYRVNSGEMLIHLQAPDLGGLNSGSLVYFRKIPVGRVYDYSINSGSKGVTVDVLIERRFTNLVKKESRFWNVSGIRADVGLGGAKVELENLPALVNGAIAFDSPGGSQPANIDDNYQLYPDLAQSQRGVMISLDLPDGNNLKEGRTPLMYQGLEVGTLNKMTLLPNGKVSGDLILDPSVTGLMRAGTRIEMRGPKFSLTDTSLSSLLTGNTLELIPGEGDAQTHFVVLPSNESPLQQPNSLALTLTAAESYGIDAGQPLILHGMRIGQVINRTLSEKGVAFKVVVAADYRHLVHGDSKFIINSRLDVKLGIDGMEVLGASAREWVDGGIRLDPGSKGTLKSRYPLYASAEKAEEGVTGDRPPTTLTLTASSLPDIQSGSVVLFRKFQVGEIVSVTPRADSFDVNVHIKPEYRHLLTPGSVFWAEGGARVQLNGSGLTVQASPLNRALKGAISFDNLAGAGAGLNPRDKRVLYGSQTAARAVGSQITLRTYDASKLSSGMPIRYLGIDIGQLESLALGEGNNQVIAKAVLYPEYVQDFARNGSRFSVVSPQISAAGVSHLDTLLQPYINVDPGKGRALRSFELQESTITDARYLNGLNLVVDAPEGGSLSVGTPVLFRGVEVGTVTGTALGTMADRVQISLRISKKYQHLVRNNTVFWLASGYNLKFGLTGGVVKTGTFQQFIQGGIAFATPPTVPLAPQASSGKHFLLENEEPGGWRQWGTALPQ